Proteins co-encoded in one Paraburkholderia terrae genomic window:
- a CDS encoding GreA/GreB family elongation factor, with protein sequence MLFPQTCSLTDMKTPAENERIVSESDLAQLKACINLPTATPQQRAMVETIEATALLVAPDQIPPDVVTMNTMIECAAHDSADTHRWTLVYPDKADYRMGHLSALSPAGISLLGARCGQTVVCRPPSGVQIRYVIKAILLQPESRHFAQ encoded by the coding sequence GTGCTGTTCCCCCAAACCTGTTCTCTCACTGATATGAAGACGCCTGCGGAAAATGAGCGCATCGTGTCCGAAAGCGATCTGGCTCAACTGAAAGCGTGCATCAATTTGCCGACGGCGACACCGCAGCAGCGAGCGATGGTGGAGACGATTGAGGCCACCGCTTTACTTGTCGCCCCCGACCAGATACCGCCTGACGTCGTCACGATGAACACGATGATTGAATGCGCGGCACACGACAGTGCGGACACACATCGCTGGACGCTGGTTTATCCCGACAAGGCGGACTATCGGATGGGACATCTGTCGGCGCTGTCGCCTGCCGGCATTTCACTTTTGGGTGCGCGATGTGGGCAGACCGTAGTGTGCCGACCACCGAGCGGCGTGCAGATCCGTTACGTTATCAAAGCGATACTGCTGCAACCGGAGAGCCGCCACTTCGCTCAGTGA
- a CDS encoding oligosaccharide flippase family protein, which produces MPALKRFTNPDVTRAVANLVWLGLERLTQIGVAIAISGVLARYFGPDVFGKWQYANTLLLVLSPITWVCGAEILVPTIVHRPPEQLGTVLGSAFALRLAVSAVALLLTWAGIAAGVTDPLVGAMLAGLAVTMLFREPFVGVINAWLQSMTYSKPQLLTSMTTAIAKAVLVWLLVRAAAAPSRFGWLWALESAVIGAVLVVYFMQRHGGKLGWRVDRALFRHFATAGTVFWIGLICMYLFLKLDRLMLERAISFADLGRYSAAQQLNENWITLALMLAQTLAPAFVYRVQDAAQLRRNMWRLTAMTAVLMIAGAFVLDLLAGFIIRRVFGPDFEEAVDIFRWAVWLSVPAGIEAIGNLVVLKYQAKFVLLSKWLLALAVACIVNLLAIPRFGAYGALIGLAVGYLAAASVNFYYIRYKLRP; this is translated from the coding sequence ATGCCGGCGCTTAAGCGTTTTACGAATCCCGACGTCACGCGCGCTGTCGCAAACCTTGTCTGGCTTGGCCTCGAGCGCCTCACGCAGATCGGCGTGGCGATCGCGATCAGCGGCGTGCTGGCGCGCTACTTCGGTCCCGACGTGTTCGGCAAATGGCAATACGCCAATACGCTTTTGCTCGTCCTGTCGCCGATTACATGGGTGTGCGGCGCGGAGATTCTCGTGCCGACCATCGTACATCGTCCGCCTGAACAACTCGGCACCGTGCTCGGCAGCGCGTTCGCATTGCGGCTCGCGGTGTCGGCCGTCGCGCTTTTGCTGACCTGGGCGGGGATTGCGGCGGGCGTCACCGATCCCCTCGTCGGCGCGATGCTCGCCGGGCTGGCCGTCACGATGCTGTTTCGCGAGCCATTCGTCGGCGTGATCAACGCGTGGCTGCAAAGCATGACCTACAGCAAGCCGCAGTTGCTCACCAGCATGACGACGGCCATCGCGAAGGCCGTGCTCGTCTGGCTGCTGGTGCGCGCGGCCGCGGCGCCGTCGCGCTTCGGCTGGCTGTGGGCGCTCGAATCGGCCGTGATCGGCGCGGTGCTGGTCGTCTATTTCATGCAAAGGCACGGCGGCAAGCTGGGCTGGCGCGTGGACCGCGCGCTGTTTCGCCATTTCGCGACGGCGGGCACCGTGTTCTGGATCGGGCTGATCTGCATGTACCTGTTCCTGAAGCTCGACCGCCTGATGCTGGAGCGCGCAATCTCGTTCGCCGACCTCGGCCGCTACTCGGCCGCGCAACAGCTCAACGAAAACTGGATCACGCTCGCGCTGATGCTGGCGCAAACGCTTGCGCCCGCGTTCGTCTACCGCGTCCAGGACGCCGCGCAACTGCGCCGCAACATGTGGCGGCTCACGGCGATGACAGCCGTTCTGATGATCGCCGGCGCGTTCGTGCTGGATCTGCTCGCGGGCTTCATCATCCGCCGCGTGTTCGGGCCGGATTTCGAAGAAGCCGTCGATATCTTCCGCTGGGCCGTGTGGCTGTCCGTTCCCGCCGGCATCGAGGCAATCGGCAACCTGGTGGTCCTGAAGTATCAGGCGAAGTTCGTCTTGCTGTCGAAGTGGCTGCTGGCGCTCGCCGTCGCGTGCATCGTCAATCTGCTGGCGATTCCGCGTTTCGGCGCGTATGGCGCGTTGATCGGCCTTGCCGTCGGCTATCTCGCCGCGGCGTCCGTCAATTTTTATTACATCCGTTACAAGCTGCGTCCATGA
- a CDS encoding phosphomannomutase/phosphoglucomutase produces the protein MISQSIFKAYDIRGVIGKTLDAETARSIGRAFGSEVRAQGGDAVVVARDGRLSGPELIQALSDGLRAAGVDVVNVGMVPTPVGYFAASVPLKLDGGERRVDSCIVVTGSHNPPDYNGFKMVLRGAAIYGEQIQGLYKRITENRFESGSGTYQDYDIADTYLERITSDIKLARPLKLVVDTGNGVAGGLAPRLFKALGCELVELFTEIDGNFPNHHPDPAHPENLQDVIRALKETDAEIGFAFDGDGDRLGVVTKDGQIIYPDRQLMLFAEEVLSRNKGAQIIYDVKCTRNLATWVKEKGGEPLMWKTGHSLVKAKLRETGAPLAGEMSGHVFFKDRWYGFDDGLYTGARLLEILAKVADPSKLLNDLPNSHSTPELQLKLQEGENFELIARLQKSATFPDADQVVTIDGLRVEYPDGFGLARSSNTTPVVVMRFEADNDVALKRIQEDFRRVILAEKADAKLPF, from the coding sequence ATGATCTCGCAATCCATATTCAAGGCATATGACATCCGCGGAGTGATCGGCAAGACGCTCGACGCCGAAACCGCGCGTTCGATCGGTCGCGCATTCGGCAGCGAAGTGCGCGCGCAGGGCGGCGATGCCGTCGTCGTCGCGCGCGACGGCCGGCTCTCCGGTCCCGAACTGATCCAGGCGTTGTCGGACGGCCTGCGCGCGGCGGGTGTCGACGTGGTCAACGTCGGCATGGTGCCGACGCCCGTCGGTTATTTTGCGGCCAGCGTGCCGCTCAAGCTCGATGGCGGCGAGCGCCGCGTCGACTCCTGCATCGTCGTCACGGGCAGCCACAATCCGCCCGATTACAACGGCTTCAAGATGGTGCTGCGCGGCGCGGCCATCTACGGCGAGCAGATTCAGGGGCTGTACAAGCGCATCACCGAAAACCGCTTTGAAAGCGGCAGCGGCACTTATCAGGACTACGACATCGCCGATACGTACCTCGAGCGCATCACGAGCGACATCAAGCTCGCGCGGCCGCTGAAGCTGGTCGTCGATACGGGCAACGGCGTTGCGGGCGGTCTCGCGCCGCGTCTGTTCAAGGCGCTGGGCTGCGAGCTGGTCGAGTTGTTCACGGAGATCGACGGCAACTTCCCGAATCACCACCCGGACCCGGCACACCCGGAAAACCTGCAGGACGTGATCCGCGCGCTGAAGGAAACGGATGCGGAGATCGGCTTTGCATTCGATGGTGACGGCGACCGCCTGGGCGTGGTCACGAAAGATGGCCAGATCATTTATCCGGATCGCCAGCTGATGCTGTTTGCAGAGGAAGTGCTGTCGCGCAACAAGGGCGCGCAGATCATCTATGACGTGAAATGCACGCGCAATCTGGCGACGTGGGTGAAGGAGAAGGGCGGCGAGCCGCTGATGTGGAAGACGGGGCACTCGCTCGTAAAGGCGAAATTGCGGGAGACTGGCGCCCCGCTGGCGGGTGAGATGAGCGGTCACGTGTTCTTTAAGGACCGCTGGTATGGGTTTGATGACGGGCTATATACCGGCGCGCGGTTGCTGGAAATTCTTGCGAAGGTGGCTGATCCGAGCAAGCTGCTCAATGACCTGCCGAATTCGCATTCCACGCCGGAGCTGCAACTGAAGCTTCAGGAAGGTGAGAATTTTGAGCTGATCGCGCGTCTGCAGAAGAGTGCGACGTTTCCTGACGCCGATCAGGTTGTGACGATTGACGGCTTGCGTGTTGAGTATCCGGATGGGTTCGGGCTTGCACGTTCGTCTAATACGACGCCTGTCGTTGTTATGCGGTTTGAGGCCGATAATGATGTGGCTCTGAAGCGGATTCAGGAAGATTTTCGGCGCGTGATTCTGGCGGAGAAGGCTGACGCCAAGTTGCCGTTCTGA
- a CDS encoding glycosyltransferase family 4 protein yields the protein MKQPIQSAGALRITLVCNTAFAIYTYRQGLIRTLVARGVDVTVIAPRDRTFDLLQQMGCRCIELHVASKGTNPRDDLRTLWALYRLYREIRPHVVFHYTIKPNIYGTIAAKLAGVDSVAVTTGLGYVFIQKSRAAQIAKLMYRFAFRFPREIWFLNKDDEAAFRDQQLLAHPERARLLHGEGVDLDQFSFTPLHKRENRQDAFSFVLIGRLLWDKGVGEYVEAARQLRAQYPHARFQLLGPVGVDNPSAISQAEVDAWVREGVIDYLGEAHDVRPLIAAADCVVLPSYREGVPRTLMEASAMGRPIVATDVPGCREVVADGVNGLLCEARNVDSLAAKLAQMLDMSDDERRAMGVRGREKVAREFDERVVVERYKALIQQLTGTTL from the coding sequence ATGAAGCAACCCATCCAATCCGCCGGCGCGCTGCGCATCACGCTCGTCTGCAACACCGCGTTCGCGATTTACACCTACCGGCAAGGGCTGATACGCACGCTCGTCGCGCGGGGCGTCGACGTGACGGTGATCGCACCGCGCGACCGCACCTTCGATCTGCTCCAGCAGATGGGCTGCCGCTGCATCGAGTTGCATGTCGCATCGAAAGGCACGAATCCGCGCGACGATCTGCGCACGCTGTGGGCGCTGTACCGGCTGTATCGCGAGATTCGTCCGCATGTCGTGTTTCACTACACGATCAAGCCGAACATTTACGGAACGATTGCGGCGAAACTGGCAGGCGTCGATTCGGTTGCCGTCACGACGGGCCTCGGCTATGTTTTTATCCAGAAGAGCCGTGCGGCGCAAATCGCCAAGCTGATGTACCGTTTTGCGTTCCGTTTTCCGCGCGAAATATGGTTTCTGAATAAGGACGATGAAGCCGCGTTTCGCGACCAGCAATTGCTCGCGCATCCAGAGCGCGCGCGCCTGCTGCACGGTGAAGGCGTGGATCTCGACCAGTTTTCTTTCACGCCACTGCATAAGCGTGAAAATAGGCAGGATGCATTTTCTTTTGTATTAATCGGCCGCCTGTTGTGGGATAAAGGCGTGGGCGAATATGTCGAAGCAGCACGGCAATTGCGCGCGCAATATCCACATGCGCGCTTCCAGTTGCTGGGGCCCGTTGGCGTCGACAATCCCAGCGCGATCTCGCAGGCCGAAGTCGACGCATGGGTGCGCGAAGGCGTGATCGACTATCTGGGCGAGGCGCATGACGTGCGCCCGCTGATCGCCGCCGCCGATTGCGTCGTGCTGCCTTCGTATCGCGAAGGCGTGCCGCGCACGCTGATGGAAGCGTCGGCAATGGGTCGGCCCATCGTCGCCACCGACGTGCCCGGCTGCCGCGAAGTCGTCGCGGACGGTGTCAACGGCTTGTTATGCGAGGCGCGTAATGTGGACAGCCTCGCGGCGAAGCTCGCGCAGATGCTCGACATGAGCGACGACGAACGTCGCGCGATGGGCGTGCGCGGCCGCGAGAAAGTCGCGCGGGAATTTGACGAACGCGTTGTCGTCGAACGGTATAAAGCCCTGATCCAGCAGTTGACGGGCACAACACTCTAA
- a CDS encoding C39 family peptidase, translating to MQYVINNYGVVANNFLPSRILSSRLLFGPLSPAAVITEIDAGRPILAGISPSSFSYPNISQHVVVIVGYDTTTPEFRLIVNDPFPYAAFPSQPNPYLFLNGVPTRPGQFSISYNAFVGAMQWGNTTYSIQ from the coding sequence ATGCAATACGTTATCAACAATTATGGTGTGGTCGCTAATAACTTTCTCCCCTCTCGAATCCTATCTAGCCGTTTGCTCTTCGGCCCCCTCTCTCCAGCTGCGGTTATTACGGAGATTGACGCCGGGAGGCCAATTCTGGCTGGCATTTCGCCATCGAGCTTTTCGTATCCAAATATTTCGCAGCATGTTGTCGTGATCGTGGGCTACGACACTACTACCCCTGAATTCCGTCTTATCGTAAACGACCCATTTCCTTACGCTGCTTTCCCGTCGCAGCCAAATCCCTACCTTTTCTTGAACGGAGTTCCAACACGGCCGGGGCAATTCTCGATCTCTTACAATGCATTTGTCGGAGCAATGCAATGGGGGAATACTACCTACAGCATTCAGTAG
- a CDS encoding glycoside hydrolase family 75 protein has product MARKISSCVAAYLTASTLMVGSVRGAECGMPQRASQVNLNVRAGTTPVWSDSESRFVFFQTGLHTNTDGTSRSYSVDDFWGERTALNNLCNAMSDECAGLDADGLKARRLETQRQQAAHWPNVAETRISPQIIAFDNDRKPCAPVDGYLISATALHKVKHDACSQEAYVDALKVPALVLPGRLKAAKPTTFQDKGVEVGDLVVAIGPSKQIVYGVVGDTGPATKLGEASIAMNGLLLGKVSPPVNYQEIRGRGRFQGKGWDVPKARILIFPRSRDKDQPFLTAAEIKAAAEVRFEQFGGQERLEACSRLYEGDTDQIGQRPR; this is encoded by the coding sequence ATGGCTCGAAAAATTTCTTCGTGCGTGGCAGCATATCTAACGGCGTCCACCTTGATGGTCGGTTCGGTGCGCGGGGCGGAATGTGGCATGCCTCAGCGCGCCAGTCAGGTGAACTTGAACGTGCGGGCCGGCACCACCCCAGTCTGGAGCGATAGCGAAAGCAGGTTTGTTTTCTTTCAGACCGGGTTACACACCAATACCGACGGTACGAGTAGATCGTATAGCGTTGACGACTTTTGGGGCGAGCGCACAGCGCTCAATAATCTTTGTAATGCAATGTCAGATGAGTGCGCGGGTTTAGACGCCGATGGGCTGAAAGCTCGCAGGCTCGAAACTCAACGCCAGCAGGCGGCCCATTGGCCCAATGTTGCCGAAACGCGCATTTCGCCGCAGATCATTGCCTTCGATAACGATCGGAAGCCTTGCGCACCAGTTGACGGCTATCTCATATCTGCGACGGCCCTTCATAAGGTCAAACATGATGCCTGCTCGCAGGAAGCCTACGTGGATGCACTAAAAGTACCCGCCTTGGTGTTGCCAGGCCGACTGAAGGCGGCCAAACCCACGACATTCCAAGATAAGGGTGTAGAAGTTGGCGACCTTGTTGTGGCCATCGGACCGAGCAAGCAGATCGTATATGGAGTAGTAGGAGACACCGGGCCGGCGACAAAGCTCGGCGAAGCATCGATCGCCATGAACGGCCTATTGTTGGGTAAGGTATCGCCGCCTGTGAACTATCAGGAGATTCGCGGGCGTGGACGGTTTCAAGGAAAAGGCTGGGACGTTCCGAAAGCTAGGATCTTAATTTTCCCGCGGAGTAGAGACAAGGATCAGCCATTTCTCACGGCGGCGGAGATCAAGGCTGCTGCGGAAGTGCGGTTTGAGCAGTTCGGCGGCCAAGAGCGGCTCGAAGCTTGCTCAAGACTGTACGAGGGCGATACAGATCAAATTGGACAGCGGCCAAGATGA
- a CDS encoding DUF4019 domain-containing protein codes for MKREVSAAEDRIIVGQLKIDLLLCFVFGVIFVSVMLYFATSIPNPSPFSFTVFIVVLALAAAGVGAMLPGTFELRYKKTLRAAGGFAMFCIVLAFSAKIQQTVVHYEEPKEAPEPVALNYLNEVDSENLKGSWDMLDPVARATIARSFDDYKTVYKYRTELGTAESRKFTGTSVAESPSGQPLGLYRNMVFVTKFSKANGCRVEVVVLRATESLKWKPFSHQISPSNVPCAPGEAGTTQ; via the coding sequence ATGAAAAGGGAAGTCAGTGCGGCAGAGGATCGTATTATTGTTGGACAATTGAAGATCGATCTTCTACTTTGCTTTGTGTTCGGAGTGATTTTCGTATCGGTGATGCTTTACTTCGCTACGAGCATTCCCAATCCATCTCCCTTTAGTTTTACCGTATTCATAGTAGTTCTTGCTCTTGCTGCAGCTGGCGTTGGCGCAATGTTGCCGGGAACTTTCGAACTTCGATATAAGAAGACGCTTCGAGCCGCCGGTGGATTTGCAATGTTCTGTATCGTTTTAGCCTTCTCTGCGAAAATACAACAAACTGTCGTTCACTACGAAGAGCCCAAAGAGGCCCCGGAACCGGTAGCTCTGAATTATCTAAACGAGGTTGATTCAGAAAATTTGAAAGGATCATGGGATATGCTTGACCCAGTGGCTCGCGCTACGATCGCGCGTAGCTTCGATGATTATAAAACTGTTTACAAATACAGGACGGAACTAGGAACGGCTGAAAGCCGAAAATTCACTGGCACCAGCGTTGCCGAATCGCCATCTGGTCAGCCCTTGGGACTGTATAGGAATATGGTGTTTGTAACAAAATTTTCGAAGGCAAATGGTTGCCGTGTTGAAGTAGTCGTTCTTCGCGCGACTGAGTCCTTGAAATGGAAGCCATTTAGTCATCAGATCTCGCCGTCCAATGTCCCCTGCGCCCCAGGGGAAGCTGGCACCACTCAATGA
- a CDS encoding IS1182 family transposase — MKRFVEGADRKQAVLLPEYLEDYVSDDNPVRVVDVFVNELDLRDLGFDGTAPAETGRPSYHPSVLLKIYIYGYLNRIQSSRRLERETQRNIELMWLTGRLSPDFKTIADFRRNNGKAIRNVCSQFIVLCRNLDLFSKSIVAIDGSKFKAVNNRDRNFTSAKVKARLQQIDESIARCLSALETADRTQSDVAEAKTSRISDKISKLKQQMQDLKAMEQQLRESPDGQVSLTDPDSRSMATSGRGTGMVGYNVQTAVDDTHHLIVAHEVTNMGNDRGQLTNMAGQARAATGIKELTVVADRGYFKSEEVLQCREAGITTFVPKPLTSGKNADGYFGKQDFIYIAKDDEYLCPAQQRLNWRFTNIEHGMTLHCYSSSACSTCAIRKQCTSGKQARRIKRWEHEAVVEAMQKRLDQKPDMMRIRRQTVEHPFGTLKFWMGAAHFLMKTREHVSTEMSLHVLAYNLRRVMAILGTGSMMQKMRA; from the coding sequence ATGAAGCGATTCGTCGAAGGCGCAGACCGTAAGCAAGCTGTTTTGCTGCCTGAGTACCTTGAGGACTATGTGTCCGACGACAATCCAGTACGCGTAGTCGATGTCTTCGTCAATGAGCTTGATCTTCGTGATCTCGGCTTTGACGGAACTGCTCCCGCAGAAACGGGACGGCCCTCGTATCATCCATCCGTGCTGCTCAAGATTTATATCTACGGCTATCTGAATCGCATTCAGTCGAGCCGGCGTCTGGAGCGTGAGACCCAGCGCAACATCGAGCTTATGTGGCTGACAGGCCGCCTATCGCCCGACTTCAAAACCATCGCCGATTTCCGACGCAACAATGGCAAGGCAATCCGCAATGTCTGCAGTCAGTTCATCGTGCTATGCCGAAATCTTGACCTCTTCTCAAAATCGATAGTGGCCATCGACGGCAGCAAGTTCAAAGCCGTCAATAATCGCGATCGGAATTTTACTAGCGCGAAGGTCAAGGCGCGCCTGCAACAAATTGATGAGAGCATCGCGCGATGTCTTTCCGCGTTGGAGACGGCAGACCGGACTCAATCCGATGTTGCTGAGGCGAAGACGAGTCGCATTAGCGACAAGATCAGCAAGCTCAAACAGCAGATGCAGGATCTCAAGGCGATGGAACAGCAATTGCGCGAGTCACCAGATGGACAGGTATCGTTGACTGATCCGGACTCGCGCTCAATGGCTACCAGCGGTCGGGGAACGGGAATGGTTGGCTACAACGTTCAGACGGCGGTTGATGACACGCATCATCTGATCGTGGCGCACGAGGTCACCAACATGGGCAACGACCGCGGCCAGTTGACGAACATGGCGGGGCAGGCGCGCGCGGCTACAGGCATCAAGGAACTGACTGTGGTTGCCGACCGAGGCTACTTCAAAAGCGAGGAAGTCCTGCAATGCCGTGAAGCGGGTATTACGACCTTCGTTCCTAAACCGCTGACTTCGGGCAAGAACGCTGACGGCTACTTCGGCAAGCAGGATTTTATTTACATAGCCAAAGACGACGAATATCTTTGCCCCGCCCAGCAGCGGCTCAACTGGCGTTTCACGAACATCGAGCATGGCATGACGCTACATTGCTATTCGAGTTCAGCCTGTTCTACCTGTGCAATCAGGAAACAATGCACATCGGGCAAACAGGCTCGCCGGATAAAGCGCTGGGAACATGAGGCCGTCGTCGAGGCGATGCAGAAACGGCTCGACCAGAAGCCGGACATGATGCGCATACGCCGTCAGACCGTTGAACACCCATTCGGTACGCTGAAATTCTGGATGGGCGCGGCGCACTTCCTGATGAAGACACGTGAGCATGTCAGCACCGAAATGAGCCTCCATGTGCTCGCGTATAACCTCAGGCGTGTCATGGCGATCCTTGGCACTGGATCGATGATGCAAAAGATGCGAGCCTGA
- a CDS encoding PIN-like domain-containing protein produces MYQYEYSEEFEKQIWKDCIFAFDTSALLELYFYSEISREKLFSNVLHTLEGRLWIPGHAEFEYRKNRKKAITNPISEKYKPLISEDLKTLRNMSKALGDKIKDVSQKTRKEHTHPYLNQSILRPICAASELFKAEMERFHSSAESEINLRIAEIEAMEMSDPVLNRISGTFSFGKNYTFSRKMEILAESELRFRSHIPPGYLDAEGKNAKEGLQKIGDLVIWNQIIDHAIETGLPIVFVTNDVKLDWCHIKKHSNEVRIERPREELIQEIGEKASARFWMYSFPQFLYACKRELHVSIDDAVMKEAEAVASEAAPKGLGKLRFDGIYRGLSDDGSYSQYMRFFPDGQVIGVSVSGDYSEKILKWFKYGYEDNGMFQWDGKDIVFALSSNMGKVDYLGEILEDHLILNSHSHINGRKLEGKIYNFIPVS; encoded by the coding sequence ATGTACCAATATGAATATTCCGAAGAATTCGAAAAGCAAATCTGGAAAGATTGCATTTTTGCATTCGATACATCAGCGTTGCTTGAGCTATATTTTTATTCCGAAATATCGCGAGAAAAACTGTTCTCAAATGTTCTTCACACGCTTGAGGGCCGTCTATGGATACCGGGTCACGCGGAATTCGAATACCGTAAAAATAGAAAAAAAGCGATTACAAATCCCATCTCCGAAAAATATAAGCCGCTTATCTCAGAGGATCTTAAAACTCTTCGCAATATGTCTAAAGCGTTGGGCGATAAGATAAAGGATGTCTCGCAAAAGACGAGAAAGGAGCACACGCATCCATATCTTAATCAATCCATCCTGAGACCTATCTGCGCTGCGAGCGAATTATTCAAGGCTGAAATGGAGAGGTTTCACTCGAGCGCAGAATCTGAAATAAATCTACGCATAGCGGAAATAGAAGCCATGGAAATGAGCGATCCCGTATTAAATAGAATTTCGGGTACATTTTCCTTTGGCAAAAATTACACGTTTTCTAGAAAGATGGAGATTTTGGCGGAGAGTGAACTACGATTCAGAAGTCACATTCCCCCTGGATATCTGGATGCAGAAGGAAAGAATGCGAAGGAAGGATTGCAAAAAATTGGCGATCTCGTTATTTGGAATCAGATAATTGATCACGCAATCGAAACGGGCTTGCCGATTGTATTTGTAACCAATGACGTCAAGCTGGATTGGTGCCACATAAAAAAACATAGCAATGAAGTGAGAATCGAAAGGCCCCGCGAAGAGCTGATACAAGAGATTGGAGAAAAGGCATCCGCACGATTTTGGATGTATAGTTTTCCGCAGTTTTTATACGCATGTAAACGAGAACTCCACGTATCTATCGACGACGCCGTGATGAAGGAAGCTGAAGCGGTAGCTTCTGAGGCGGCGCCAAAGGGGCTAGGGAAATTGCGCTTTGATGGGATATACCGGGGATTATCGGATGACGGAAGCTATAGCCAATACATGCGCTTTTTTCCCGATGGACAAGTCATCGGCGTCAGCGTCTCTGGCGATTATTCAGAGAAAATTCTTAAATGGTTTAAGTATGGATATGAAGACAATGGCATGTTTCAATGGGATGGAAAAGATATCGTATTCGCCTTATCCTCAAACATGGGGAAAGTCGATTATCTGGGGGAAATTCTGGAAGATCATCTGATTTTAAATTCGCATAGCCACATCAATGGCCGAAAACTTGAAGGTAAAATTTATAATTTCATTCCAGTGTCTTGA
- a CDS encoding FAD-dependent oxidoreductase gives MKETIVCDGEAPPLDAPTNDGFDVIIIGAGLAGCTAARLFALEDLHVALVEHHADKAAFKQLCTHFIQASATPTLRRLGLDRLIADAGGLRNGVDIWTRYGWTGDVAPLDENGEPVFGCNIQRRTLDPILRQTVPHASNSDRSAQPLSLS, from the coding sequence GTGAAGGAAACCATAGTGTGCGACGGCGAGGCGCCACCACTGGACGCGCCGACCAATGACGGCTTTGACGTCATCATCATCGGCGCGGGTCTCGCCGGGTGTACCGCTGCGCGGTTGTTCGCGTTGGAAGACCTGCATGTCGCGCTGGTCGAACACCACGCCGACAAGGCCGCTTTTAAGCAGTTATGTACGCATTTCATCCAGGCGTCAGCCACGCCAACGCTGCGGCGTCTGGGTCTTGACAGGCTAATTGCGGACGCCGGCGGCCTGCGCAATGGCGTTGATATCTGGACCCGCTACGGCTGGACCGGCGACGTCGCCCCTCTCGACGAGAACGGTGAGCCTGTCTTCGGATGCAACATTCAGCGCCGAACCCTTGATCCTATCCTGCGCCAAACTGTGCCTCATGCGTCCAACTCGGATCGATCCGCTCAGCCTCTCAGCCTGTCGTAG
- a CDS encoding glycosyltransferase, with product MTSSSFTPPVGAAPLDDVAVLMPAYNGQEDVERTLASFSEDARIHVLIVDDGSTPPIVSPALPNMSIEVLRMPKNGGIERALQAGIEALAARGYRYAARIDAGDLTVPQRLARQRAYLEAHPQVAGLGMWTQVVSREGQPLFMLTPPTEPRTIRRVRFMRACFVHPSMMLRIDAVLAVGNYREAYKAAEDLDLFLRLMERYDCANLPELGLYYELNEGGISATKRRRQIASTLRLQMRYFNVLNPYDWLGLAKNLLHFVTPYQTLQRVKKRLYAPRASL from the coding sequence ATGACGTCTTCTTCATTCACACCGCCCGTGGGCGCTGCGCCGCTCGACGACGTCGCCGTGCTGATGCCCGCCTACAACGGCCAGGAGGACGTCGAGCGCACGCTGGCCTCGTTCAGCGAGGACGCGCGCATCCACGTGCTGATCGTCGACGACGGCAGCACGCCGCCCATCGTTTCGCCCGCGCTGCCGAACATGTCGATAGAAGTGCTGCGCATGCCGAAGAACGGCGGCATCGAACGCGCGTTGCAGGCGGGCATCGAAGCGCTCGCTGCGCGCGGCTATCGCTACGCCGCGCGCATCGACGCGGGCGACCTGACCGTGCCGCAGCGGCTTGCGCGACAGCGCGCGTATCTCGAAGCGCATCCGCAGGTCGCGGGACTCGGCATGTGGACGCAGGTTGTCTCGCGCGAGGGCCAGCCGCTCTTCATGCTGACGCCGCCCACCGAACCGCGCACGATCCGCCGCGTGCGCTTCATGCGCGCGTGTTTCGTGCATCCGTCGATGATGCTGCGTATCGACGCTGTGCTCGCTGTGGGCAACTATCGCGAGGCTTACAAGGCGGCTGAAGATCTCGATCTGTTCCTGCGTCTGATGGAGCGTTACGACTGCGCGAACCTGCCCGAACTCGGCCTGTATTACGAGCTGAACGAAGGCGGCATCAGCGCGACGAAGCGGCGACGCCAGATCGCCTCGACGCTGCGTTTGCAGATGCGCTACTTCAACGTACTGAATCCATACGACTGGCTCGGTCTCGCGAAGAATCTGCTGCACTTCGTCACGCCTTACCAGACACTTCAGCGCGTGAAGAAACGGCTCTACGCGCCGCGCGCGAGCCTCTAA